From Ailuropoda melanoleuca isolate Jingjing chromosome 8, ASM200744v2, whole genome shotgun sequence, a single genomic window includes:
- the LOC100471215 gene encoding olfactory receptor 51I1 yields the protein MLSLNDTPFQPATLQLTGIPGMQTGHAWVALVFCILYLISITGNLSILTLVVRDPALHQPMYYFLSMLSLNDLGVSFSTLPTVLATFCFNYRHVGFDACLVQMFFIHTFSFMESGILLAMSFDRFVAICDPLRYAAVLTNSRILAMGLGILAKSFITLFPFPFLVKRLPFCKGRILHHSYCLHPDLMKVACGDIHVNNIYGLFVVIFTYGVDSAFILLSYALILRAVLAIALQEQRLKALNTCMSHICAVLAFYVPIIAVSMIHRFWKSAPPVVHVMMSNVYLFVPPMLNPVIYSVKTKEIRRGIFKILHKSQS from the coding sequence ATGTTGAGCCTCAATGATACCCCCTTCCAGCCAGCCACACTCCAGCTGACAGGCATTCCGGGGATGCAGACAGGCCATGCCTGGGTTGCCCTGGTTTTCTGCATCCTCTACCTGATTTCCATCACAGGCAACCTCAGCATCCTCACTCTGGTGGTTCGGGACCCTGCTCTGCACCAGCCCATGTACTACTTCCTCTCTATGCTCTCTCTCAACGATCTGGGAGTGTCCTTCTCTACACTTCCCACTGTGCTTGCTACATTTTGCTTCAACTACCGCCATGTTGGCTTCGATGCCTGCTTGGTTCAGATGTTCTTCATCCATACTTTCTCTTTCATGGAATCGGGCATACTGCTGGCCATGAGCTTTGATCGTTTTGTGGCTATTTGTGACCCACTACGCTATGCCGCTGTGCTCACCAACAGCCGCATCTTGGCTATGGGCCTGGGCATCCTTGCCAAGAGTTTCAtcactctcttccctttcccctttctggTAAAACGACTGCCCTTCTGCAAAGGCAGGATTTTGCATCATTCATACTGCCTCCATCCAGATCTCATGAAAGTGGCATGTGGAGACATCCATGTTAACAACATCTATGGGCTCTTTGTCGTCATTTTCACCTATGGCGTTGACTCGGCGTTCATCCTGCTCTCCTATGCATTGATCCTGAGAGCCGTGCTGGCCATCGCATTGCAGGAGCAGCGGCTCAAGGCACTCAACACCTGCATGTCACACATCTGTGCAGTGCTGGCTTTTTATGTGCCCATTATTGCTGTCTCTATGATCCATCGCTTCTGGAAAAGTGCCCCACCTGTTGTTCATGTCATGATGTCCAATGTCTACCTGTTTGTGCCCCCCATGCTCAACCCCGTCATTTACAGCGTGAAGACAAAGGAGATACGCAGAGGGATCTTCAAAATCCTTCATAAATCCCAGAGCTGA